One genomic segment of Alosa sapidissima isolate fAloSap1 chromosome 13, fAloSap1.pri, whole genome shotgun sequence includes these proteins:
- the LOC121680212 gene encoding growth arrest and DNA damage-inducible protein GADD45 gamma-like, whose protein sequence is MNTGKTLKEALQNAQADGRVTVGVYECAKIMNEDPDSVSFCVLATDAFECDIALQIHFTLIQAFCFDNDISIVRVNDMQRIAKIVGDKSEHMEDAHCVLISNPTEGSWEDPALEKLHLFCEESRSFNEWVPEITLPER, encoded by the exons ATGAACACTGGCAAAACTTTGAAGGAGGCTCTCCAGAATGCCCAAGCTGACGGTCGTGTTACCGTTGGAGTCTACGAGTGTGCAAAAATAATGAACGA AGACCCTGacagtgtgtctttctgtgtgctgGCAACTGATGCCTTCGAATGTGATATAGCTCTTCAGATTCACTTCACTCTCATCCAAGCTTTCTGCTTTGACAACGACATCAGCATTGTGAGAGTCAATGACATGCAGCGCATCGCAAAGATTGTTGGGGACAAATCTGAACATATGGAGGACGCCCACTGTGTCCTCATCTCG AACCCTACTGAAGGTTCTTGGGAGGATCCGGCCCTCGAGAAGCTGCACCTGTTCTGCGAAGAAAGCCGCAGCTTCAACGAGTGGGTCCCAGAGATCACTCTGCCTGAGCGTTGA
- the gadd45gb.1 gene encoding growth arrest and DNA-damage-inducible, gamma b, tandem duplicate 1: MTLEEVIVQKPIERAQCTGKALEEVLETAKANDCLTIGVYESAKVMNIDPDSVSFCVLATDEEFECDIALQIHFTLIQAFCFDNDISIVRVSDMQRLAEIVGDKSEQLDDAHCVLITNPAEGSWEDPALDKLHLFCEESRSLNDWVPEITLPER, encoded by the exons ATGACTCTTGAGGAAGTTATCGTCCAGAAGCCTATCGAGAGAGCCCAGTGCACCGGCAAAGCATTGGAAGAAGTGCTGGAGACTGCCAAAGCCAATGACTGCCTAACCATCGGCGTCTACGAATCTGCTAAAGTGATGAACAT TGATCCTGACAGCGTCTCTTTCTGCGTGCTGGCCACTGATGAGGAGTTCGAGTGTGACATCGCTCTTCAGATTCATTTCACCCTCATCCAGGCTTTCTGTTTCGACAACGATATCAGCATCGTCAGAGTCAGTGACATGCAACGCCTTGCTGAGATTGTTGGCGATAAATCTGAACAACTTGATGATGCCCACTGCGTCCTCATCACG AACCCTGCTGAAGGTTCTTGGGAGGATCCAGCCCTCGACAAGCTGCACCTGTTCTGCGAAGAAAGCCGCAGCCTCAACGACTGGGTCCCAGAGATCACTCTGCCTGAGCGTTGA
- the nim1kb gene encoding serine/threonine-protein kinase NIM1, with amino-acid sequence MPVGANQVVLTGPVTRHSLWSLSESECAKDEEEGGLKKHLTPLERLTMNMCHDEKTIKEVLVGRRVGFYQVRGQIGYGSFSKVKLAFHALTKDKVAIKVLDKTRLDGQSQRMLSREISSMETLQHPNVVRLYEVVETPSRMYMVLEYAGGGDLHTRITTEGRLSDGVSKIVFAQILSAIKHMHENNVIHRDLKAENVLFTCDACIKVADLGFSTRVKHRSDILDTFCGSPPYAAPELFRDDNYVGPPVDIWAMGVLLYFMVTGTMPFRADTVSKLRRCILEGTYSIPTWMSAPCQRLIRGILRQEPADRFALDQMLGCEWLLPVEMCRPPAPLKLNPTYLIDADPNDLQEEEEEVKARMEELGITMEHINNNQGKGSRCAITGVYRILLHRAQRSRGVESLPVIEGVVKDPKRDSLRAYRGLRHTSKFCVIA; translated from the exons ATGCCTGTGGGCGCCAACCAGGTGGTCCTGACGGGGCCAGTGACCCGCCACAGCCTCTGGAGCCTGTCCGAGTCCGAATGCGCAAAGGACGAGGAGGAAGGGGGTCTAAAGAAGCATCTGACGCCTCTGGAGCGCCTGACCATGAACATGTGCCACGATGAGAAGACCATTAAGGAAGTACTGGTAGGCCGCAGGGTGGGCTTCTACCAGGTTCGTGGACAGATTGGCTACGGAAGCTTCTCCAAGGTCAAGCTGGCCTTCCATGCACTCACAAAAG ACAAGGTTGCCATCAAGGTTCTGGACAAGACCCGTCTGGATGGGCAGTCCCAGCGCATGCTGTCCAGGGAGATCTCGAGCATGGAGACCCTGCAGCACCCGAACGTAGTGCGCCTGTACGAGGTGGTGGAGACGCCCAGCCGGATGTACATGGTGCTGGAGTATGCTGGAGGTGGCGACCTCCACACCAGGATCACCACGGAGGGCAGGCTGTCAGATGGCGTCAGCAAGATAGTCTTTGCCCAGATCCTGTCTGCCATCAAACACATG CATGAAAATAATGTCATTCATCGAGATCTGAAAGCAGAGAATGTGCTGTTCACCTGCGATGCCTGTATCAAGGTGGCCGACCTAGGCTTTAGCACCAGGGTCAAGCATCGGAGCGACATCTTGGACACTTTTTGTGGCTCTCCCCCGTACGCCGCCCCCGAGCTCTTCCGTGACGACAACTACGTCGGGCCGCCCGTGGACATCTGGGCCATGGGGGTGCTGCTGTACTTCATGGTGACGGGCACCATGCCCTTCCGGGCGGACACGGTCAGCAAGCTGCGACGCTGCATCCTGGAGGGCACCTACTCCATCCCCACGTGGATGTCGGCGCCGTGCCAGCGGCTGATCCGGGGCATCCTGCGCCAGGAGCCAGCTGACCGCTTCGCCCTGGACCAAATGCTGGGCTGCGAGTGGCTGCTGCCGGTGGAGATGTGCCGGCCGCCCGCGCCGCTGAAGCTCAACCCCACCTACCTGATCGACGCTGACCCGAACGacctgcaggaggaggaggaggaggtcaaGGCACGAATGGAGGAGCTGGGCATCACCATGGAGCACATCAACAACAACCAGGGCAAAGGAAGCCGCTGTGCCATCACTGGGGTCTACCGCATCCTGCTCCACCGCGCTCAGAGAAGTCGCGGAGTAGAGAGTCTACCGGTCATCGAGGGTGTGGTGAAAGACCCTAAAAGGGACAGTCTGCGTGCCTATAGGGGCCTGCGGCACACATCAAAGTTTTGTGTCATTGCATGA
- the LOC121680818 gene encoding coiled-coil domain-containing protein 152-like, with translation MKTSTPVDLDKLVKDFSQLEQKITDLRSKNSILEMKLEETNRFLKFSQSKEKHLTEDRNGLLGTIQGLQQTLQQQCNLRVENERFKKSLLDMKKDNENIMEDFHAQIEGLQAEIAVLQEDHQRELEEAQQDTQRLLVEKERAIKEVIEKKECEEEELRRKIRDQDKEKQSEIIKLQMEFSAKLARAQSTAVKPQQTQASSLASQNIFKRKLQFMQEEKNREIEALRQKVKELEQQQFTSFAESRLKRRKM, from the exons ATGAAGACATCTACACCTGTGGATTTAGATAAGCTTGTCAAAGACTTTTCTCAATTAGAACAG AAAATAACAGATCTGAGGAGTAAGAATAGCATTCTTGAAATGAAACTGGAGGAGACCAACCGATTTTTGAAGTTTTCTCAATCAAAGGAAAAGCATTTGACTGAAG ACAGAAATGGGTTACTTGGGACAATTCAGGGGCTTCAGCAAACTCTTCAACAACAGTGTAATTTGAGAG TGGAAAATGAACGTTTTAAAAAGTCCTTGCTTGACATGAAGAAGGACAATGAAAATATTATGGAG GATTTCCATGCTCAAATTGAGGGGCTTCAAGCTGAGATTGCAGTTCTACAAGAAGACCACCAGAGGGAGCTAGAGGAAGCCCAACAGGACACCCAGAGACTAT TGGTGGAGAAAGAGCGAGCTATTAAAGAAGTCATTGAGAAGAAagagtgtgaggaggaggagctgaggAGAAAGATCCGAGACCAGGACAAAGAAAAGCAGAGTGAAATCATTAAACTACAAATGGAG TTTAGTGCAAAGCTAGCTAGGGCCCAGAGCACAGCGGTGAAGCCCCAGCAGACTCAGGCCTCCAGCCTTGCATCTCAGAACATCTTCAAGAGG aaGCTGCAGTTCATGCAGGAGGAAAAGAATCGTGAAATTGAGGCCTTGCGCCAAAAAGTCAAAGAACTGGAGCAGCAACAGTTCACCAGCTTCGCAGAGTCACGTCTTAAAAGAAGGAAGATGTAA